The genomic region GAGATGttggcggcgggcgagcgcagGTGCTTCGCGCCGCCGTGCCGCAGCACGTACTCCGTCCACCACACGGCGCGCTCCAGTGGAGTCTGCACCTCGTCACGCATCAGACCACGCAGTTTGATTATATTCTGACGATAGCTAGAAAGAAAACGCAACGATGGTATAAAAAGCTGTGAATATaagtctaaaataataaattatcccAAATATACCTTTCATCTCCCATAACTTTAAGGAGCgtgtttttgaaattttcaactgtAATGTCATCCAAATCCAATCGAACACCAATCTTGTGATATTCATATTTCTCCACATTGTACCACTGATCGCCCAGCATGGGAACTCCAATCAATGGAACGCCGGCAGTTATAGCTTCATCTGTAGATTGTAGACCTCCTTGTGTTACGAACACTTTGATTTTGGGATgctctaaaattataattagatatatttaaataaacaataaacattcgataaatcataaaaaaatggtattaaataaattttaatcataatgcCTATTTGTTTTAACTCACTGAGTAAATCTGACTGCGGCAACCACTTTGAGATTCTAATGTTTTCAGTACGGCCAGGCAGCTCGTCTCCGTTCCACTTCCATAACACATCGTAAGGCAACTGAGAGAATGCTTTCACTAGCACTTGGATTCTTTCTGGAGGCAATTGAGTTGGATCTACGTTGGTGCCAAAACTGATGTAAATCACACCATTTTTTGAAGAGTCTAAATATGATTTAAGATCCtgaaattataacattaataagtTGCTGTTTTAAACATCTTAGAAGAAAAAgtaatgatgatttttttttattattagaaatctATTTCTATCAATACACCTACACAACCCAGATATTATGAACActtaaaatacgaataaaacaataattaaaataaagcctCAAAAAATTATCGGTATCGCTGCatgctgggagtgtgcccaaaaggctggcagcgtttccacgttgaatggcaatgctgcTACTTATGTGTGATGTTTTctttagacatattttttcttggaaattaacagattttttaatgcatattaataaaataattaaatataaaaagtacctTAGGTAACTCCTTTTCCTGGTTTTGGTGCAGGCCTCCTGTGTAAATAACATTCGGTGGAACTGGCCGAATACCTTCAAACACTGGATACACATTCAAGAACAGCATATCTACTTTATTGTTTAGTTCTAATACTGATGGGATATCGGGTCCAAAATTTTTCTTCAGAATTTGATCTTCGAAGTGTCTATTTTGATAATGTATATCCAGAATTTTGTAGTGGGTATACAATTCCCATATTTTCTCCCACATGGAAAGATTCTTCAGTTTTTGACGAAAAATGCTTGGATAAAGTATAGGATGTGTTGGAGCCCCTACTGTTGCGCTATTGTCAAACATAGCGCCCAGAGAACTCATAAGAATCACAGGCGCATCGTATAGATACGAGAACCCCAACGCGGGTCTAACCCAAGCTTccaaaattaacaaatcaaatttcttatttttgtctTCAATCAAACGTCGCACAGCTTCATCGTTCAGTTGTTTATCGACAATCTTAGTAAGAAAGGGTAAGGACTCTTCCATTTGATGTATAACATCATTTTTGTTCCCTC from Trichoplusia ni isolate ovarian cell line Hi5 chromosome 12, tn1, whole genome shotgun sequence harbors:
- the LOC113499428 gene encoding UDP-glucuronosyltransferase 2B31-like, which gives rise to MGLLCLLTSLILIVNTNEAARILGVFPTPSISHQVVFRPLIQELAKRGHDVTVITTDPAFPKGGAPANLTEIDVHDISYNIYQEIINDIPRGNKNDVIHQMEESLPFLTKIVDKQLNDEAVRRLIEDKNKKFDLLILEAWVRPALGFSYLYDAPVILMSSLGAMFDNSATVGAPTHPILYPSIFRQKLKNLSMWEKIWELYTHYKILDIHYQNRHFEDQILKKNFGPDIPSVLELNNKVDMLFLNVYPVFEGIRPVPPNVIYTGGLHQNQEKELPKDLKSYLDSSKNGVIYISFGTNVDPTQLPPERIQVLVKAFSQLPYDVLWKWNGDELPGRTENIRISKWLPQSDLLKHPKIKVFVTQGGLQSTDEAITAGVPLIGVPMLGDQWYNVEKYEYHKIGVRLDLDDITVENFKNTLLKVMGDESYRQNIIKLRGLMRDEVQTPLERAVWWTEYVLRHGGAKHLRSPAANISWWEYLELELVLTLLAGLVIIVTALVLILFALYKHFLKYAASIKVKRA